Proteins co-encoded in one Corynebacterium tuberculostearicum genomic window:
- a CDS encoding RluA family pseudouridine synthase, with product MNRQMRSFPIPEGLEGMRADAALAKLLGLSRSATAQLCAEGSVTIDSQELSKSERLTSGNVVSVLLPEPEKPLLPREELVEGMDVLYSDADIICVHKPVGVAAHPSVGWDGPTVIGGLRAAGYTVASSGPTERQGIVHRLDVGTSGVMIVASSERAYSALKHAFKCRSVKKTYHAVVQGLPDPIEGTIDAPIGRHPKSGWKFAVLDDGKAAVTHYSLIEAFREASLNEVNLETGRTHQIRVHMSATGHPCVGDPMYGSDPNLAKRLGLERQWLHAVKLGFTHPGTGKWFEIKAPYPADLEHALEVLRG from the coding sequence TTTCCCGCAGCGCCACCGCGCAGTTGTGCGCCGAGGGCAGCGTGACCATCGATTCCCAGGAGCTGAGCAAGTCCGAGCGGTTGACCTCCGGAAACGTGGTCTCGGTGCTTTTGCCGGAGCCAGAAAAGCCGTTGCTGCCGCGCGAAGAACTGGTTGAGGGCATGGATGTGCTCTACAGCGATGCCGATATTATTTGCGTGCATAAGCCGGTGGGCGTGGCCGCGCATCCGAGCGTGGGATGGGACGGGCCGACTGTCATCGGCGGGCTGCGCGCGGCTGGCTATACCGTGGCTTCATCCGGCCCGACCGAGCGCCAAGGCATCGTGCACCGACTCGATGTTGGTACGTCTGGCGTGATGATCGTGGCTTCTTCGGAGCGCGCCTATTCTGCGCTCAAGCACGCCTTTAAATGTCGAAGTGTGAAAAAGACCTACCATGCCGTGGTGCAAGGCCTGCCTGACCCTATTGAGGGCACCATCGATGCGCCCATCGGTCGTCACCCCAAGTCGGGCTGGAAATTCGCCGTGCTTGACGACGGCAAAGCGGCCGTCACCCACTACAGCCTCATAGAAGCATTCCGCGAGGCCAGCCTCAACGAGGTGAACCTAGAGACCGGCCGCACCCACCAGATCCGCGTGCATATGTCTGCAACCGGTCACCCGTGCGTGGGCGATCCTATGTACGGCTCGGATCCGAACCTGGCCAAGCGTCTTGGGCTCGAGCGCCAATGGCTGCACGCGGTCAAGCTCGGCTTTACCCACCCCGGTACCGGCAAGTGGTTCGAGATTAAAGCACCGTACCCGGCCGATCTCGAGCACGCTTTGGAGGTTTTGCGGGGATGA